In a single window of the Arachis hypogaea cultivar Tifrunner chromosome 6, arahy.Tifrunner.gnm2.J5K5, whole genome shotgun sequence genome:
- the LOC140173550 gene encoding uncharacterized protein → MVSEREDPTMADNLANPNASPSSNSAADFENFTAFMRQFSQFQAHLGRSSLSSAISDPISPYFLHLLWSHDMWRALRSKNKVKFLDGSILKPGEGDPNFEAWDRCNNFLLSWINLSLSPEIAKSVMWISSAPDLWNDLKRRYSQGDVFRVGALKEEFYALKQGDLTVTSYFAMLKAIWEELENLRAIPSCVACVNGCSCGLRIVRDYASEKYVVKFLKGLNEQYSNVKSQIMLMKPLPEINTVLSMLTQQEQELNCYPSNSNIVTNSLEVQTSTGGGSFSGRGRGRGRNSGRGGNQKSYSRGYTSKFCSYCNRIGHLAETCYKKNGFPTHQKQRVANQLSTDEIVENSSAEIADSNQDKKSDDTVLVLTPDQKETLLALLQQPRMPTSNSVNHITSSATLTQPTGRHCLSVSSNFTKTSWILDSGATDHASYIQESFKTFHYMRPVLVNLPDGSTTTTNICGTVLPSLKMIGQAKVIGDLYVMDAQPWKLTTPEINTHSVNVTVQQDLGTLWHARLDQPSIESSNFDPFAFFYNNSAYTSSYEHTHGIIAPHTIHTTPDLSATSTSPMASLHDITDSASPATLESASALAPLEHSSIHIESQSAAPVLRRSERERKTPSYLKDFHCFHISSHRDSINAAQLPSTCKYPLSHHLSYSLFTPKHQAFTFALINNSDPKYYSEAVMHDCWRKAIEAELTALEQNKTWIITSLPPGKNAVGCKWIFRTKFNPDGTIERHKARLVAQGFTQIPGVDYIDTFSPVVKMSTVRVLLTVAAAKNWHLHQLDVNTAFLHGDLHEDIYMKLPKGLQCSDPNLVCKLTKSLYGLKQASRQWNIKLSAALADLGFTPSENDHSLFTKSTSTTFTAILVYVDDLVLAGDDLSEIQAVKMFLDDKFKIKDLGLLKFFIGMEVARNNAGIALYQRKYALDLITDCGLLGAKPASTPMEYTTSLSKASGSPLPDATIYRRLVGRLLYLTNTRPDLSYSVGCLSQFMDSPTDAHLKAAYRIIRYLKQSPATGLFFCVNNSFTLSGYTDSDWGACKDTRKSISGYCFFLDQTLISWKSKKQATVSRSSSEAEYRALANGTCELVWLLKLLKEFNILPPLPVDIFCDNKSAIYIASNPVFHERTKHVEVDCHVARNKFKEGVSNLRHVVSSEQRADLFTKSLPPGPFSHLLSKLGLLDLHKPRNTSLRGDVT, encoded by the exons ATGGTATCAGAGCGAGAAGATCCAACTATGGCAGATAATTTAGCTAATCCGAATGCAAGCCCTTCATCAAATTCCGCTGCAGATTTTGAGAATTTCACCGCTTTCATGCGTCAATTCTCTCAGTTCCAGGCACATCTTGGCAGATCTAGTTTATCTTCTGCAATTTCTGATCCGATTAGCCCTTATTTTCTTCATCTCCTG TGGTCGCATGATATGTGGAGAGCACTCAGATCGAAGAACAAGGTGAAATTCCTCGATGGATCCATTCTAAAACCAGGTGAAGGTGATCCTAATTTTGAAGCATGGGATAGGTGTAACAATTTTCTCCTCTCCTGGATCAACCTCTCTCTCAGCCCTGAAATCGCTAAGAGCGTAATGTGGATTAGCTCAGCTCCAGACTTGTGGAATGATTTAAAACGTCGTTACTCACAGGGAGATGTCTTTCGAGTTGGTGCGTTAAAAGAAGAATTTTATGCACTCAAACAAGGTGATCTTACTGTTACCTCTTACTTTGCTATGTTGAAAGCTATTTGGGAAGAATTAGAAAATTTACGTGCTATTCCTAGTTGTGTTGCTTGTGTTAATGGATGTTCATGTGGATTACGAATTGTTCGAGACTATGCTTCTGAGAAATATGTTGTCAAATTCTTAAAAGGATTGAATGAGCAATATTCAAATGTTAAATCACAAATCATGCTAATGAAGCCGTTACCTGAAATCAACACAGTACTATCTATGTTAACCCAACAAGAGCAAGAATTGAATTGTTACCCGTCAAATAGCAACATAGTGACTAACTCTTTAGAGGTGCAAACCTCAACTGGAGGCGGTTCATTTTCTGGAAGAGGCAGAGGCCGTGGACGAAATTCAGGCAGAGGAGGAAATCAAAAATCTTATAGTCGAGGCTACACTTCAAAGTTTTGTAGCTATTGTAATCGAATTGGTCATTTAGCAGAGACATGCTATAAGAAAAATGGCTTTCCTACTCACCAAAAGCAGCGAGTAGCCAATCAACTTAGCACTGACGAGATAGTTGAGAATTCTAGTGCTGAGATTGCTGATTCTAACCAGGATAAAAAGAGCGATGATACAGTACTTGTGTTGACTCCAGATCAGAAGGAAACCTTACTAGCACTCCTTCAACAACCACGCATGCCAACCTCAAATAGTGTAAACCACATTACTTCTTCCGCCACCCTTACTCAACCAACAGGTAGGCATTGCTTGAGTGTATCATCAAATTTTACTAAAACTTCTTGGATACTTGACAGTGGAGCTACTGATCATGCATCCTATATTCAAGAGTCTTTCAAAACTTTTCATTATATGAGACCAGTTTTGGTAAATCTACCTGATGGTTCTACCACTACAACAAATATTTGTGGCACT GTACTCCCATCATTGAAGATGATTGGGCAAGCTAAAGTCATTGGTGATCTTTATGTGATGGATGCTCAACCTTGGAAACTAACTACACCAGAAATTAACACACATTCTGTAAATGTCACAGTGCAGCAAGATTTAGGAACTCTATGGCATGCTAGACTAG ATCAACCTTCAATTGAATCATCCAATTTTGACCCTTTTGCATTCTTTTATAATAACTCTGCATATACTTCTTCATATGAGCATACTCATGGCATAATTGCACCTCACACCATACACACTACACCTGATTTATCTGCCACTTCTACATCACCTATGGCATCTCTTCATGATATAACAGATTCTGCATCACCCGCCACCTTAGAATCAGCATCTGCATTGGCACCATTGGAACATTCATCCATTCATATTGAGTCACAATCTGCTGCACCAGTTTTGAGAAGGTCTGAACGAGAAAGAAAAACACCCTCTTATCTTAAAGATTTTCATTGTTTCCATATTTCATCACATAGAGATTCAATCAATGCGGCCCAATTACCTTCAACATGTAAGTATCCCCTTTCTCACCATTTGTCATATTCATTGTTTACTCCCAAGCATCAAGCCTTCACTTTTGCTCTCATAAATAACTCGGACCCCAAATACTATTCTGAGGCTGTTATGCATGATTGTTGGAGGAAGGCTATTGAGGCAGAACTCACTGCTCTTGAGCAAAACAAAACCTGGATCATCACTTCTCTCCCTCCTGGAAAGAATGCAGTTGGTTGTAAGTGGATTTTTCGCACAAAATTCAACCCAGATGGCACTATCGAGAGGCATAAGGCACGTCTTGTTGCCCAAGGTTTCACTCAAATTCCTGGAGTCGATTACATTGACACCTTTAGTCCAGTTGTGAAAATGAGCACTGTGCGTGTTCTTCTTACCGTTGCAGCAGCAAAGAATTGGCATCTTCATCAACTTGATGTGAATACAGCTTTTCTCCATGGAGACCTACATGAGGACATTTATATGAAACTTCCAAAGGGGTTGCAGTGTTCCGATCCAAACTTAGTCTGCAAGTTGACAAAGTCTTTGTACGGTTTGAAACAAGCTAGTCGCCAATGGAACATCAAGTTGTCTGCTGCACTTGCTGATCTGGGGTTTACTCCATCTGAAAATGATCACTCGCTTTTTACCAAATCCACAAGTACAACTTTCACAGCTATTCTTGTTTATGTTGATGATCTTGTGTTAGCTggagatgatttgagtgaaattcaAGCTGTCAAAATGTTTTTGGATGATAAGTTCAAAATTAAAGACCTTGGCCTTCTTAAGTTCTTTATTGGGATGGAGGTAGCACGAAACAATGCTGGTATTGCACTGTATCAAAGAAAGTATGCATTGGATTTGATCACAGACTGCGGTTTGCTTGGTGCAAAACCAGCATCTACTCCTATGGAGTACACTACTTCTCTGTCTAAGGCTTCAGGCTCCCCTCTTCCTGATGCAACCATCTATCGTAGATTGGTGGGCAGACTTCTGTACCTTACTAACACAAGACCAGATCTCAGCTACTCTGTTGGATGCCTATCTCAGTTCATGGATTCACCAACTGATGCCCACTTGAAGGCTGCCTACAGGATCATCCGGTATCTAAAACAATCACCAGCAACTGGCTTATTTTTCTGTGTCAACAATTCTTTCACACTATCTGGTTACACAGATTCTGATTGGGGGGCTTGTAAAGACACCCGAAAATCCATCAGTGGTTATTGTTTCTTCCTTGACCAAACTCTTATTTCTTGGAAGAGTAAGAAGCAGGCTACAGTTTCAAGGTCGTCCTCAGAAGCAGAATATCGCGCCCTTGCTAATGGCACTTGTGAACTCGTTTGGTTACTCAAACTACTAAAGGAATTCAacattcttcctcctcttccggTTGATATCTTCTGTGATAATAAATCTGCTATCTATATTGCTTCAAATCCTGTCTTTCATGAAAGAACCAAGCATGTTGAGGTTGATTGTCATGTGGCTCGAAACAAGTTCAAAGAAGGGGTTTCTAATCTTAGGCACGTTGTCTCCAGTGAACAACGGGCTGATCTATTCACTAAATCCCTTCCTCCAGGACCATTCTCTCATTTGCTTTCCAAGCTGGGATTACTTGATTTGCACAAACCACGTAATACCAGCTTGCGGGGGGATGTAACATAA